The sequence below is a genomic window from Deinococcus radiopugnans ATCC 19172.
GCTGCCAGGGCCGAGCGGCCACCCGAGGCGCAGTGCAGGATCACGCGGCGCTGGGGGTCAAACTCCTGGCGGTGATAGGGACTGCTGGGATCCGCCCAGAATTCCAGCATCCCGCGCGGCGCGGCCACGGCGCCTGGAATCGCGCCACCCTGGGCCGATTCACCCGGCTCCCGGATGTCCACCAGCAGGACGTCCCCGCCAGCCAGTTCGGCGGCCACCTGATCCACCGAGAGATTGTGTACGCGCTGCCTGGCCTCCTGAACCATCTGAGCGGCTGTCCTGGTCGACATGCGGCTTTCTCCTTGGGCTGCCCGGCCGTGGGGCCGGGAAAGAGAGGCTGGCGAAGGGACGCGGCGGCGGGTGGGCCTGCTCCTGCGTCTGGGGCTTCAGCGTCCGCCTGCGAGGTCGGTTTTGCCCTGCCTGTCAGGATGAACCGGAGCAGGTCAGGCAGACGGCAGACGCGAAGCCGGGTGCCCGCTGAGGGCGAGATTTATGGTACGGCGGCGCAATGAGAACGGGGGCGTTCGCCGGCTCCCTTCCCCGCCGCCCGACCGGACGGTGCGCTGGCTGGAGCGCTACCCTGCGCCCATGTTCCGCCGCGATCCCGTGAAACAGGCGCTGGCCCGCGTCTCGGCGGTGCTGGACGTGGACGCCCGCCCGCTGCTGGGGCTGACCCGCAGCGTTTTCCGGCGCGGCGGCGTGCTGGCGGTCTCGCGCGGCGCCCAGACCGTGACGGTGCCGCTGGGTGGCGTGGACGCGGGCGGCCTCTTCGAGCTGGCCAGCGTGACCAAGCCGTTCACGGCGGCACTGGCCGGGGCGCTGGTGGAGGCCGGGCGGCTGGACTGGAGTGCGCCACTGTCCAGCCTGGGCGGCCCGCTGCGCCGCCTGCCCGCGCACCTGACCCCGCTGGCGCTGGCCACCCACACGGCGGGCCTGCCGATGCACCCGGCGCGGGCGGTGGTCACGGTGTTCACGCGCTTCCACGATCCCTACGGCGGGATGGCCGCCGCCGACGTGATCGCCAGTGCGCGGCGCTGGTCTGGTCTGGGTGGGGCGCAGGTGACACGCTCGCCACGCTTTGCGTATTCCAACCTGGGCGTGGGCCTGCTGGCCCTGGCCCTGGCGCACGCGGCGGGCGAGGAAGCCAGCGCGGCAGGCTACGGGCGGGCGCTGTGCGGCTGGGTGACCGGGCCGCTGGGGCTGGGCGTGACCCTGACCCCAGGAGGCGCGGTGGTACGGCCGACGGGCCTGCTGGGCGGCCCGAATGTCACCGGCTTCGGCCCACTGGCCGGGGCGGGCGGGCTGTTCGGCACGGCGACAGATCTGCTGGTCTTCGGTGAGATGCGACAGGCGGCACCCCCCACCCAGGTGTTGCGGCCCCCCGGCCTGCCCCGCCACATCGGCGGCGTGACCCCCGGCTGGATGGTCTCCGGGGCAAGAGGTTCTGGGCCGGACGGCGAGGTGCGCTGGCACGACGGGCTGGCGCGTGGCACCCGCACGGGGCTAGGGTTCAATCTCAGCTCCGGCGCGGTGGTGACTGTACTGGCGCGCGGCACCGATTCGCCGCTGGGGGTGCGTGGGGCGGTGCCAGCGCTGCTGCTGTCGCTGCTGGGGGCGGGGGGCGACAGGCTTTAAGACGGCGGGTTCAGCTGACGATCACGGCGTCGTCCTGCTCGGCCATCATGCGCAGGAAGGCGTCCACGTACTGCGGATCGAACTGCCGCCCGGCCTGCGAGCGGATCTCAGCCAGGGCGCGGTCGCGGGTCCAGGCCGGCTTGTAGGGGCGCGCGTTGGACAGCGCGTCGTATACGTC
It includes:
- a CDS encoding rhodanese-like domain-containing protein, giving the protein MSTRTAAQMVQEARQRVHNLSVDQVAAELAGGDVLLVDIREPGESAQGGAIPGAVAAPRGMLEFWADPSSPYHRQEFDPQRRVILHCASGGRSALAADTLQQMGYTNVAHLDGGLKAWAEAGQPVSRAEAAAGGQQD
- a CDS encoding serine hydrolase domain-containing protein; translation: MFRRDPVKQALARVSAVLDVDARPLLGLTRSVFRRGGVLAVSRGAQTVTVPLGGVDAGGLFELASVTKPFTAALAGALVEAGRLDWSAPLSSLGGPLRRLPAHLTPLALATHTAGLPMHPARAVVTVFTRFHDPYGGMAAADVIASARRWSGLGGAQVTRSPRFAYSNLGVGLLALALAHAAGEEASAAGYGRALCGWVTGPLGLGVTLTPGGAVVRPTGLLGGPNVTGFGPLAGAGGLFGTATDLLVFGEMRQAAPPTQVLRPPGLPRHIGGVTPGWMVSGARGSGPDGEVRWHDGLARGTRTGLGFNLSSGAVVTVLARGTDSPLGVRGAVPALLLSLLGAGGDRL